A stretch of the Parabacteroides timonensis genome encodes the following:
- a CDS encoding 6-bladed beta-propeller produces the protein MKYILLIFVILYISSCQKRKEESIIPLNLHESSNDIKYSQLIKSLDYITLNLGDTCLLSGIQKIYFDNDTIIVQDKKREGIYIFTHNGKFIKQINYIGEGLAEYHNVNAITVDTISNHIYIYDVINFKINQYTYQGEFIKSDKVEYFMKDFAITVEGYNIMFQPYTSKTYKKNGVWICSSNNKFIKQLIEHKSNNQEFEFISTLYNETFDGIYYYDRNNDNIYLINADSAKLLYTINLKQKSPEKVRNISNLSPIELEGHSMMYDFCISSKHIIFTYFIFGENENPFRWVLLDRKRKTNIVVCKNLENDFDEMKSSNYKLFYLNDSTWCRVVDRHEKDCNTLLQIMHLK, from the coding sequence ATGAAATATATATTATTGATTTTTGTCATATTGTACATTAGCTCATGTCAAAAAAGAAAAGAAGAGTCAATTATACCTTTAAATCTTCACGAGTCATCTAATGATATAAAATACTCTCAACTTATAAAATCATTAGACTACATTACTTTAAATCTGGGAGACACTTGTCTTTTGTCAGGAATACAAAAAATATATTTTGATAATGATACAATAATTGTTCAAGATAAAAAGAGAGAAGGGATTTATATCTTTACACACAATGGAAAATTTATTAAACAGATTAATTACATAGGAGAAGGACTTGCTGAATATCATAACGTAAATGCTATTACAGTTGATACAATTTCAAATCATATATATATTTATGACGTAATAAATTTCAAAATAAACCAATATACTTATCAGGGAGAGTTCATTAAATCAGATAAAGTTGAATATTTCATGAAGGATTTTGCTATCACAGTAGAGGGGTATAATATAATGTTCCAACCATATACAAGTAAGACTTATAAAAAAAATGGAGTTTGGATTTGTTCGTCTAATAATAAATTCATAAAACAATTAATAGAACATAAATCTAATAATCAAGAATTTGAATTTATTTCAACATTGTATAACGAAACTTTTGATGGAATATATTACTACGATCGAAATAACGATAATATCTATTTGATAAATGCAGACTCTGCTAAATTATTATATACAATAAACTTAAAACAAAAATCACCAGAAAAAGTACGTAATATTTCAAATCTAAGTCCAATAGAATTGGAAGGGCACTCAATGATGTATGATTTTTGTATTTCATCTAAACATATAATATTTACATATTTCATATTTGGAGAAAATGAGAATCCATTTAGATGGGTACTTTTAGATCGAAAAAGAAAGACAAATATAGTGGTTTGCAAAAATTTAGAAAACGATTTTGATGAAATGAAATCGTCAAATTATAAATTATTCTATTTAAATGACTCAACATGGTGTCGAGTAGTTGATAGACATGAAAAAGACTGTAATACATTATTACAAATAATGCATTTGAAATAA
- a CDS encoding NVEALA domain-containing protein, whose translation MKKIIGITIIAMIALMISWNFSMKQNEVELSDLALANVEALAQDEGIYPHGICYQTLSFEHVFPSYYVIYCLGCQTVKAVLYSNISNC comes from the coding sequence ATGAAAAAGATTATTGGTATCACTATTATAGCTATGATAGCTTTAATGATAAGTTGGAATTTCAGTATGAAACAAAATGAAGTAGAACTGTCAGACTTGGCACTAGCTAATGTAGAAGCCTTAGCACAAGATGAAGGGATTTACCCCCATGGCATCTGTTATCAAACATTATCTTTTGAGCATGTCTTTCCATCATACTATGTTATTTACTGCTTAGGTTGTCAAACTGTTAAAGCTGTTTTATATAGTAATATAAGTAATTGTTAA
- a CDS encoding DUF1573 domain-containing protein: MKTLNLIILVFLSIFFSCNNDQKAKEKHIAQLVNKWQGKEIVFPENLIFTRYLTDTTDYKFLQSEYKVLIYVDSTGCTSCKLQLHKWKDLIEYTDSVTKEKVPFLFFFHSKDYKEIHYLLKRDGFDRPVCIDMNDQLNNLNKFPADMTFQTFLLDKKNKVVAIGNPVHNTAIKDLYLKQITRKENPTKNTLKTTAKATETEIDFGTFNKSEIKETVIEIKNTGDKPLVIMDVSTTCGCTISTHDKRSAKPGESLGIEIKMTPKEIGFFKEVVTIKYNSMNNQPAKVIIKGNVR; encoded by the coding sequence ATGAAAACTCTAAATCTAATCATACTAGTATTCTTATCTATCTTTTTTTCCTGCAATAACGATCAAAAAGCGAAAGAAAAACATATTGCGCAGTTGGTGAATAAATGGCAGGGCAAAGAAATTGTATTTCCTGAAAACTTGATCTTCACGCGCTATCTGACAGATACAACAGATTACAAATTTCTGCAATCCGAATATAAAGTATTGATATATGTTGACTCTACCGGCTGCACCAGTTGTAAGCTGCAATTACATAAATGGAAAGACTTGATTGAATATACTGATTCCGTTACAAAAGAGAAAGTACCTTTCCTATTTTTCTTTCACTCGAAAGATTATAAAGAAATACACTATCTGTTAAAGCGCGATGGTTTTGACCGTCCTGTCTGCATTGATATGAACGATCAACTAAACAATCTAAATAAGTTTCCGGCAGATATGACTTTCCAAACATTTCTGCTGGATAAAAAGAATAAAGTAGTAGCTATAGGAAATCCAGTACACAATACAGCCATAAAAGACCTCTACCTGAAACAGATTACAAGAAAAGAAAATCCGACTAAAAATACGCTGAAAACAACCGCCAAAGCTACGGAAACGGAGATTGACTTCGGAACCTTCAACAAATCGGAAATAAAAGAAACAGTCATCGAAATAAAAAACACAGGAGACAAACCCCTTGTAATAATGGATGTAAGTACAACTTGTGGCTGTACGATATCCACGCATGACAAACGATCTGCAAAGCCAGGAGAATCCCTTGGAATTGAAATTAAGATGACACCTAAGGAGATAGGATTCTTCAAGGAAGTCGTGACGATCAAATACAACAGTATGAACAATCAACCGGCCAAAGTTATAATTAAAGGGAATGTTCGGTGA
- a CDS encoding BF3164 family lipoprotein has translation MKHLLYILIGISCLGACTSSPDTHFPRYSHFTETKALSAQVINLDTILFRYPFRITVRDSIAVIMDLHNTDHYLHAFTYPAWKHIASFGRRGEAPEEMLSAANIQFNSLDSLWALDPNKMEITRWKISPSTGSAERVEEIKLDKKLVRSLDFHTMESGFLIPDYMGEHRFWEVNSNGEPINSNGIIPSETADEETSRPALAQAWRSFIDYNPDNGVLAMATQLGEAIEIYNLNNNTHKVLYGPAGEPEFQTGKDGSGIPSGIMGFSDIKVTTKHIYAVFQGVKFKDKLATYQRGERPEDGGRFIYVFDLLGNPVCKYTLDHAIYGIDINEETNTIVATEVKSDDPIIEFKI, from the coding sequence ATGAAGCATCTCCTATACATATTAATAGGTATTAGCTGCCTGGGTGCCTGCACGAGTTCTCCGGATACGCACTTCCCAAGATACTCGCACTTTACCGAAACCAAGGCGCTCAGTGCACAGGTTATCAACCTGGATACTATCCTGTTCCGTTACCCGTTCCGGATAACGGTCAGGGATAGTATTGCCGTTATAATGGATCTGCATAATACAGATCATTATTTACATGCGTTTACTTATCCGGCGTGGAAACATATTGCTTCATTCGGCAGACGTGGAGAAGCACCGGAGGAGATGCTTTCAGCAGCAAACATCCAATTTAACTCCTTAGATTCTTTGTGGGCTCTCGATCCTAATAAGATGGAGATCACACGCTGGAAAATATCTCCTTCTACCGGTTCTGCAGAACGGGTAGAGGAGATTAAACTAGACAAGAAACTTGTCCGTTCTTTGGATTTTCACACGATGGAATCGGGCTTTTTAATTCCTGACTACATGGGAGAGCATCGTTTTTGGGAAGTAAACAGTAATGGTGAACCAATAAACAGTAATGGTATAATACCAAGCGAAACAGCTGATGAAGAAACATCTCGTCCGGCACTGGCACAAGCTTGGCGAAGTTTTATAGACTATAATCCAGACAATGGAGTATTAGCTATGGCAACACAGTTGGGAGAAGCAATCGAAATTTATAATTTAAATAACAATACACATAAAGTCCTATACGGGCCAGCAGGAGAGCCAGAGTTCCAAACAGGTAAAGACGGCTCAGGTATCCCAAGTGGAATTATGGGATTTAGTGATATAAAAGTAACAACCAAACATATCTACGCTGTATTTCAAGGTGTTAAATTTAAAGACAAGCTAGCCACCTATCAGCGTGGAGAACGGCCGGAAGATGGAGGAAGATTTATCTATGTTTTTGACCTACTAGGGAATCCGGTTTGTAAATATACCCTCGATCATGCCATATATGGTATTGACATAAACGAAGAAACAAATACGATCGTTGCAACCGAAGTAAAAAGTGATGATCCGATCATAGAATTCAAAATTTAA
- a CDS encoding NVEALA domain-containing protein — protein MKKKLKFVGFIVCLIAGFCFWINQKNELSTLVLENIEALANGEHGDRVNCYGDGSVECLGGWAEMKIEGFKLE, from the coding sequence ATGAAGAAGAAATTGAAATTTGTAGGATTTATAGTTTGCCTGATCGCTGGCTTTTGTTTTTGGATCAATCAAAAAAACGAATTATCAACTCTTGTATTAGAGAACATAGAGGCATTGGCTAATGGTGAACATGGAGATAGGGTTAACTGCTACGGCGATGGCTCTGTTGAATGCCTCGGAGGTTGGGCAGAAATGAAAATCGAAGGTTTTAAACTTGAATAA
- a CDS encoding winged helix-turn-helix domain-containing protein yields the protein MNLDSSSRLYLIIAVSVIAIGVGYWYSCNLRTKVTEIWKQTLWDDCANRMREIGVKKTHGFSPEVSSGIKIETENQTLYFEKDSTKVLTADEGDFLADQFYLSLKNPVKIEELDSTFRLKLKENGFNFKTTVSIYNNDSDKKTFYGINNVCLLPDYLKLTYKVDIQDVIVLEGYVKGGWLDSLLWGKGYYILLSLIFFGSLVLLVLEKRRLKYLNQFVSENEQSREIPQTLPAEFVQQDVEFITESVEIHAQPEFNLRPTNIVVFLDEKKHTLVYADKEIPLAPKVFGLFYLLAQGKDYFQSYDFLLENLWSDKESRDKKHLEQVVIRLRKDLKDDLPWLNIDVIRGSGYQIKGENNIEITIKQI from the coding sequence ATGAATTTGGATTCATCAAGTCGGTTGTATTTGATTATTGCAGTTTCCGTAATTGCTATAGGGGTAGGGTATTGGTATTCCTGTAACTTACGTACCAAAGTGACTGAAATCTGGAAACAAACTTTATGGGATGACTGCGCGAACAGGATGAGAGAAATCGGTGTAAAGAAGACACATGGATTTTCTCCTGAAGTTTCATCTGGTATCAAAATAGAGACTGAAAACCAAACATTGTATTTTGAAAAGGATAGTACTAAGGTTTTAACTGCTGATGAGGGTGATTTTCTGGCTGATCAATTTTATTTGTCGCTAAAGAACCCTGTAAAAATAGAAGAACTGGACAGTACTTTTCGATTGAAGTTGAAAGAGAATGGTTTTAATTTTAAAACGACAGTGTCTATTTATAATAATGATTCAGATAAAAAGACGTTTTATGGTATTAATAATGTATGTCTTTTACCCGATTATTTAAAATTGACGTATAAGGTGGATATTCAAGATGTCATAGTTTTAGAGGGATATGTTAAGGGAGGATGGTTAGACAGTTTATTGTGGGGGAAAGGTTATTATATCTTATTATCCCTAATTTTTTTTGGATCTCTGGTTTTATTGGTATTGGAAAAGAGGAGGTTAAAGTATTTGAATCAATTTGTTTCTGAGAATGAACAGTCCCGGGAAATACCTCAGACTTTACCCGCTGAATTTGTTCAGCAGGATGTGGAATTTATTACAGAATCCGTAGAGATACATGCACAGCCAGAGTTTAATTTGCGACCAACAAATATAGTTGTCTTTCTGGATGAAAAGAAACACACTTTAGTTTATGCAGATAAGGAAATACCACTTGCTCCGAAAGTGTTCGGTTTGTTTTATCTGCTGGCGCAAGGGAAAGATTATTTCCAATCTTATGATTTTTTGCTTGAAAATCTCTGGTCTGATAAGGAAAGTAGAGATAAAAAACACTTGGAACAAGTTGTTATCCGTTTACGGAAAGACTTGAAAGATGATCTCCCGTGGTTGAATATTGATGTTATACGAGGGAGTGGGTACCAGATCAAAGGGGAAAATAATATAGAAATTACTATTAAACAGATATAA
- a CDS encoding 6-bladed beta-propeller: MKINHITYLLLLFIGLAVSCSQEKTSNVPELAIDLDDTKDAILYSQFAKSLDYIELNTNDSCIVSGVRNIFLDDDTLILLDRKKAGILIFTSEGKLVNQINHYGNAPEEFIRIHAFTIDPVLNRIHILDTFSQKINIYNYNGDFIESIKTTLYVRDFAILKDGIRLCVLPYYEKNLPYGIWTVDREDNIIKKINFDIPKDDKFEFVNLYTNLSDQAFYYYDRNWDNLSYVTKDTAIVKYQINLKQRLKDDLRKKDPETIPLQDFAMMWGFSNSSNFLLLTYYYYVEENPFRWVLYDKETHELTTSTTVINDIDHVQSSSDQIFYLSDKVWCRILDDETNNCNVQLQIINLK; this comes from the coding sequence ATGAAAATCAATCATATCACATATTTACTTCTCTTATTTATTGGTCTGGCTGTTTCATGCAGTCAGGAAAAGACAAGTAATGTTCCTGAACTAGCTATCGACCTGGACGATACAAAAGATGCGATCCTATATTCTCAATTTGCCAAGTCATTAGACTATATTGAGTTAAACACAAACGACTCATGTATAGTATCCGGTGTTCGCAATATCTTTTTAGACGATGATACGTTGATACTCCTAGACAGAAAGAAAGCCGGCATTCTGATTTTCACGTCAGAGGGTAAACTCGTCAACCAGATCAATCACTATGGGAATGCACCGGAAGAGTTTATCAGAATACATGCATTTACGATTGATCCGGTTCTTAATCGGATCCACATACTCGACACTTTCTCACAGAAAATAAACATATACAATTACAATGGAGATTTTATAGAATCGATAAAGACAACTTTATACGTTAGAGATTTTGCTATATTAAAAGACGGAATAAGATTGTGCGTTTTACCTTACTACGAAAAGAATTTACCTTATGGAATATGGACGGTCGACAGAGAAGATAACATCATCAAGAAAATAAATTTTGATATTCCGAAAGATGACAAGTTCGAATTCGTAAACTTATATACCAATTTATCGGACCAAGCCTTTTATTACTATGACAGGAACTGGGATAATCTCTCATACGTCACCAAAGACACGGCCATCGTGAAATACCAAATTAATTTAAAGCAACGACTAAAAGATGATCTCAGAAAAAAAGATCCTGAAACAATTCCATTACAGGATTTTGCAATGATGTGGGGTTTCAGTAATTCTAGCAATTTCCTACTACTAACCTATTACTATTACGTAGAAGAGAATCCCTTTAGATGGGTTTTATACGATAAAGAGACGCACGAATTAACAACATCGACTACTGTTATCAATGACATCGACCATGTACAATCATCTTCCGATCAAATATTCTATCTGAGCGATAAAGTATGGTGCCGTATACTAGACGATGAAACAAATAACTGCAATGTTCAATTACAAATTATAAATCTGAAATAA
- a CDS encoding ATP-binding protein, which yields MDKLQQSFDAMLRSIPTTFHRYMFDRINWNNRLLGLVGPRGVGKTTLMLQYAKEKLNRNTTLFVNADDLYFSAHHLVELADEFVKRGGTHLIIDEIHKYKDWARELKLMYDYHADLKIFFTGSSILDINKGSADLSRRAIIYSMQGLSFREYLNMFHHMEIPVYPLIDIIQHHIELPDKFRPYTYFQSYLEEGYYPFSKEDQFHIRLQQVINKTLEVDIPQYSEMSVSTARKLKQLLTIIARSVPFKPNMSSIATMLGVSRNNLSDHFLYLEEAGLISQLRDNTGGIRGLGKVDKVYLDNTTLMYNLAQDTTNLGNIRETFFLNQMRVEQDVITSAVSDFQIADYTFEVGGKNKKQKQLQGIENGFVVKDNIEQGYMNVIPLWQFGLNY from the coding sequence ATGGATAAATTACAACAAAGTTTCGATGCAATGTTACGTTCCATACCAACCACATTTCATCGATATATGTTCGACCGTATTAATTGGAACAACCGTCTGTTAGGATTGGTCGGACCACGTGGCGTAGGGAAAACTACGTTGATGTTGCAATATGCCAAGGAGAAGCTGAACAGGAACACGACTCTATTCGTCAATGCTGACGATTTATATTTTTCTGCTCACCACCTAGTGGAATTGGCTGATGAATTTGTGAAGCGAGGAGGAACTCATCTTATTATTGACGAGATTCATAAATACAAGGATTGGGCACGCGAGTTAAAGCTGATGTATGACTATCATGCAGATCTAAAGATCTTTTTTACCGGCTCTTCCATTCTTGATATTAACAAAGGATCGGCAGATCTAAGCCGACGGGCGATAATCTATTCTATGCAGGGGCTTTCGTTTCGTGAATACCTGAATATGTTTCACCATATGGAAATTCCGGTCTATCCATTGATTGATATCATACAACATCACATTGAACTTCCTGATAAATTTCGTCCTTATACCTATTTCCAATCCTATCTGGAAGAGGGTTATTATCCATTCTCCAAAGAAGATCAGTTTCATATACGTTTACAACAAGTAATAAACAAAACGTTGGAAGTCGATATTCCACAATATTCCGAAATGAGTGTGTCGACAGCACGAAAATTAAAGCAATTGCTCACTATCATCGCCCGAAGCGTACCGTTCAAGCCCAATATGAGCAGTATTGCAACCATGTTAGGAGTAAGCCGTAATAATTTATCCGACCACTTTCTTTACCTCGAAGAAGCCGGATTAATCTCACAATTACGTGACAACACGGGGGGTATCAGAGGACTAGGCAAAGTGGACAAAGTCTATTTAGACAATACAACCCTTATGTACAACTTAGCACAAGATACTACAAATCTCGGGAATATCAGAGAAACATTTTTCCTGAATCAAATGCGCGTGGAGCAAGATGTTATTACCTCGGCTGTTTCTGACTTTCAAATAGCAGACTACACCTTCGAAGTAGGAGGAAAGAACAAAAAGCAAAAACAGTTGCAAGGAATTGAGAACGGTTTCGTTGTAAAAGACAATATAGAACAAGGCTACATGAATGTAATCCCTTTATGGCAGTTCGGACTTAATTATTAA
- a CDS encoding HU family DNA-binding protein, giving the protein MSVKYRLVERNNLGKDKDETPKKLYAQPLYSDLVKFEELLGEISEAGIPSNQVKGVADRMNHLFRKHLAAGRRVQFGEFGNFRYGLGSAGADTEKNFDNSMIKTPRIIFSPGSALRQARKDTKFEKAGTQPSVKEDGDNEDDRPVIE; this is encoded by the coding sequence ATGTCAGTAAAGTATCGTTTAGTAGAGAGAAACAACCTGGGTAAGGACAAAGACGAAACCCCGAAAAAATTGTATGCACAGCCACTCTATTCAGACCTGGTAAAGTTCGAGGAGTTGCTGGGAGAGATCAGCGAAGCCGGTATTCCTTCCAATCAGGTGAAAGGAGTAGCCGACCGTATGAACCACCTGTTCAGAAAACATCTGGCTGCCGGACGACGTGTACAGTTCGGTGAATTCGGAAACTTCCGTTATGGGCTAGGTTCGGCCGGAGCCGATACGGAAAAGAATTTTGATAACTCAATGATCAAAACCCCACGTATCATCTTCAGTCCGGGTTCCGCTCTGCGCCAGGCCCGCAAAGACACCAAATTCGAAAAAGCAGGAACACAGCCCTCCGTGAAAGAAGATGGTGACAACGAGGATGACAGACCGGTTATCGAATAA
- a CDS encoding ATP-binding protein, which translates to MKFYNRETELKLLNETQKVAFSDHSQMTVLTGRRRIGKTKLILKSCEDTPTVYLFVGRSNEAQLCSQFAQIAGKELDTYIPQEISSFAGLFEMLMGIGRNRSYNLVIDEFQEFFYINPSIYSQMQDIWDRYKDTTHVNLITSGSVYTLMIQIFQNAREPLYGRCDSIMKIKPFTTTVLKEILSDYKPDYTPEDLLALYTFTGGVPKYIDLFMQKGCTDLDSMINYIVQPDSPFLNEGKALLIQEFGKKYGNYFAILSDIANGRNTYPEIEKNMGETSIAGHLRRLEEDYELIAKKRPIFAKEGTQTIRFVITDLFLRFWFRYFIKYHYLIESDNLEQLGEIIKKDYPTYSGLTLEMYFRQKMAESKQYSNIGSWWQVKKGQEPCEIDIVGIHIDDKSALVAEVKRQRKNFNPDEFNKKIEIIRNKVLSKYKIETKIFSMDDM; encoded by the coding sequence ATGAAGTTTTATAATCGTGAGACAGAATTAAAGTTATTAAATGAGACACAGAAGGTTGCCTTTAGCGACCACTCACAAATGACCGTATTGACAGGACGCAGACGTATCGGAAAGACCAAACTTATATTGAAAAGTTGTGAGGATACACCAACAGTCTATTTATTTGTCGGACGAAGCAATGAAGCACAACTTTGCAGCCAATTTGCCCAAATAGCCGGTAAAGAACTGGATACCTACATACCGCAGGAAATATCCTCTTTTGCCGGATTATTCGAAATGCTGATGGGGATTGGTCGAAATAGATCTTATAATCTGGTGATAGACGAATTTCAGGAATTTTTCTATATTAATCCGTCCATATACAGCCAAATGCAGGATATTTGGGACAGATACAAGGATACGACACACGTCAACCTGATTACAAGCGGATCTGTCTACACCCTCATGATTCAGATATTCCAAAATGCCAGAGAACCGTTATATGGTCGCTGTGACAGTATTATGAAGATAAAGCCGTTTACGACCACTGTATTAAAAGAAATTCTATCAGACTACAAGCCAGACTATACGCCGGAAGATCTATTGGCCCTCTACACTTTCACCGGAGGAGTACCTAAATATATCGATCTTTTCATGCAAAAAGGATGTACCGACCTTGACAGTATGATCAATTACATCGTACAACCCGACTCACCATTCCTAAATGAAGGTAAAGCACTGCTAATACAGGAATTCGGGAAGAAGTATGGTAATTATTTCGCTATTCTGTCGGATATTGCCAACGGGCGAAATACGTATCCGGAAATTGAAAAGAACATGGGGGAAACAAGCATAGCCGGGCATCTCAGGAGATTGGAAGAAGATTATGAGTTAATTGCAAAGAAACGACCAATTTTTGCTAAAGAGGGGACACAAACCATCCGTTTTGTGATAACCGACCTATTCCTGCGATTTTGGTTCCGGTACTTCATCAAATACCATTATCTCATCGAAAGTGATAATCTGGAACAGTTGGGGGAAATCATCAAAAAAGATTATCCTACTTATTCAGGATTGACGCTTGAAATGTACTTCCGCCAAAAAATGGCTGAAAGTAAACAATACAGCAATATCGGTTCATGGTGGCAGGTCAAAAAAGGACAGGAGCCATGCGAGATTGACATCGTAGGAATTCATATCGATGACAAATCTGCATTAGTTGCCGAAGTAAAACGGCAGCGTAAGAACTTTAATCCGGACGAATTCAACAAGAAGATAGAAATAATCAGAAACAAAGTGCTCTCTAAATACAAAATTGAAACAAAAATTTTCAGCATGGATGACATGTAG
- a CDS encoding tetratricopeptide repeat protein — MQKKELTLDERDSKQYTSTYVIPCIITFCYLNWLIFNLIQNQDKSYQQQSIIAWKKGQFTEAIRLMEQTKELTPNLINRGLLYMQYYHKTANPQYQQVAEEVLQKARLQQPEDIQIRYLQARLYIDNKASGKARQIIEELATDYPKNSLYLSALSNILYQQGEKEAALQPLVNAIRYTPRLLTGKRIRLLRQNDPVFYNTLQQHLSALTPSPEDSPTDYARLGYIAWWCGNQSVAEKYLRKAVEDLPNLATPWHLLGDDNKYRLLLYGAFQKDLLSTELPEEKEMSDERLFNMFYQPKFRNWYGIDLYNCN, encoded by the coding sequence TTGCAAAAAAAAGAACTCACTTTAGATGAAAGGGACAGTAAACAATATACCTCTACCTATGTAATCCCCTGCATTATAACATTCTGTTATCTAAATTGGCTTATATTTAACCTTATACAAAATCAGGATAAATCATACCAGCAACAAAGCATAATAGCCTGGAAAAAAGGGCAGTTCACAGAGGCTATCCGCCTGATGGAACAGACAAAGGAACTAACGCCCAACCTGATCAACCGTGGACTACTGTATATGCAATATTACCATAAAACAGCAAATCCCCAATATCAACAAGTGGCAGAAGAGGTCTTGCAGAAAGCCCGGCTGCAACAACCGGAAGACATACAAATCCGTTATCTGCAAGCACGTCTCTACATAGATAATAAAGCATCGGGGAAAGCCCGGCAGATAATAGAAGAACTGGCTACTGATTATCCTAAAAACTCACTCTACCTCTCTGCCTTGTCGAATATCTTGTACCAACAAGGAGAGAAAGAGGCCGCTTTGCAGCCATTGGTAAATGCCATCCGTTATACCCCCCGCCTATTGACCGGCAAACGAATTCGCCTTTTGAGACAAAATGATCCGGTATTTTATAACACCTTACAGCAACATTTATCAGCCTTAACACCGTCTCCGGAAGACAGCCCTACTGATTATGCGCGTTTGGGTTATATCGCCTGGTGGTGCGGTAACCAATCTGTGGCTGAAAAGTATCTTCGGAAAGCAGTAGAAGACCTCCCTAACCTTGCTACTCCCTGGCACCTGCTGGGCGATGACAATAAATACCGCCTATTGCTATACGGAGCTTTCCAAAAGGATCTGTTATCTACCGAACTGCCGGAAGAAAAAGAGATGAGCGACGAACGCCTGTTCAACATGTTCTATCAACCCAAGTTCAGAAACTGGTATGGGATAGATTTGTATAACTGTAATTAA